From the Notolabrus celidotus isolate fNotCel1 chromosome 12, fNotCel1.pri, whole genome shotgun sequence genome, one window contains:
- the LOC117823357 gene encoding adenosine receptor A1-like, translated as MFLLMLLTLDAHLMHHLAVRYTSVMTRQRALCVVLLCWVGSVLSSFAQFIGSDVLDTWKNGGADSGTAGHELHDNLTTSLPTLTPPPPPKYHYVRKVIGQYLPYGGFLSKFYVEDMHNFTYAEFHSSHWGACAPDTILSPEFLVYVHGMTVFMLPLVCLLAIYLELLCTKPSNTPFSHADPPKQDSSRVRSLALSLSLLVVLCLPLHIIHALLLFQPNTNLPAWAHAVTAFLFQLYSLVPQILFTPPRKQEGEERASFPVSAPHLPPAIASVRGKSVRMALCEAVQAAPWASAKHSLKAKVCPEV; from the exons ATGTTCCTGTTAATGCTGCTCACATTGGATGCCCACCTGATGCATCACTTGGCAGTCAG GTACACCTCAGTGATGACTCGTCAGCGCGCTCTCTGTGTGGTTCTGCTCTGCTGGGTGGGCTCCGTTCTCTCCTCTTTCGCCCAGTTCATCGGCTCAGATGTCCTCGACACCTGGAAGAACGGTGGGGCTGACTCCGGCACTGCTGGCCATGAGCTGCATGACAACTTGACCACCTCTCTACCTACTCTAACCCCTCCCCCGCCCCCTAAATATCACTATGTACGCAAAGTAATAGGACAGTACCTTCCATATGGAGGCTTCTTGTCGAAGTTTTATGTGGAAGACATGCACAACTTTACCTATGCTGAGTTTCACAGCAGCCACTGGGGAGCGTGTGCTCCTGATACAATATTAAGCCCTGAGTTTTTGGTCTATGTCCATGGTATGACTGTGTTTATGCTCCCGTTGGTTTGCCTGCTGGCTATCTACCTTGAGCTGCTGTGTACCAAGCCCAGTAACACTCCTTTTAGCCATGCAGACCCCCCTAAACAAGACTCCAGTCGGGTTCGTTCCCTTGCtttatctctgtctcttttGGTGGTGCTGTGCCTGCCATTGCACATCATCCATGCTCTCTTGCTTTTCCAACCCAATACCAATCTCCCTGCCTGGGCTCATGCAGTCACCGCTTTCCTCTTCCAGCTGTACAGCCTCGTACCGCAGATCCTCTTCACTCCTCCTAGGAAACAGGAGGGGGAAGAACGGGCGTCCTTTCCTGTCTCGGCCCCCCACCTTCCACCTGCAATAGCATCAGTTAGAGGAAAATCTGTGCGAATGGCTCTGTGTGAAGCAGTGCAGGCAGCTCCATGGGCGTCAGCCAAACACTCACTTAAAGCCAAAGTGTGCCCAGAGGTCTGA